One window of the bacterium genome contains the following:
- a CDS encoding PRC-barrel domain-containing protein: protein MEYYPDFPEEEQGGLVRLSRVTYQLADGQPDAMGWRVLDADGVEFGTVSDLLADVGTGQIIFAAVTSHASGKTALIPVEGMYLDLTAGAVVVPVSQSAVSECPEFTDEVVDVMPFVEYWLRRIAA from the coding sequence ATGGAGTATTATCCTGACTTTCCCGAAGAGGAACAAGGCGGCCTGGTCAGACTGAGCCGTGTTACATATCAATTGGCAGACGGCCAGCCCGACGCAATGGGTTGGCGAGTATTGGATGCCGATGGCGTGGAGTTCGGCACTGTGTCGGATCTTCTTGCCGATGTCGGCACTGGCCAGATCATATTTGCCGCGGTGACCAGCCATGCATCGGGTAAGACTGCTCTGATCCCTGTCGAGGGAATGTATTTGGACCTGACGGCAGGGGCTGTGGTCGTGCCGGTAAGCCAGTCTGCGGTGAGCGAATGCCCGGAGTTTACGGACGAAGTTGTGGATGTGATGCCTTTTGTGGAGTATTGGCTGCGCAGAATAGCTGCATAA